The genome window AAAGCATGAAACACATGCCACTTTTGAAATGGGAGTATCTATGCGCGGCGTGGGAATAAGCCAGGATGCTCGGATCAAGATGCTAACACTGCAAAAACAGACGATGCATTTCTTTCGCTGTTTATTATAGTTTCATCAGATTGTTTGGTGTAAGATTTTGATGGCTAtagtatttttttttcttttcccgaGATTTCCGGAgaggatttttttcttctttttctttccaTCTCTCTCGCTCTTTTCGTTCAATCTTACTTATTATACCGTCACCCATTCTTATCGTTCTTGTTTTTTTGCGACCATGGGTTATCATCTCATGTATTGCGAAACCTATAGTATAGCATTCGACTCCTCATCTCATGTATTGCAAAGCATCGCGGACCTCTTGTGTCTTACGATTTTGCCACCTTGAGAGCCTGCTCTGTACTAGGTGCAGCGCGTCGCACGACTGTGTTAAAAAACTCGTCTTCCGTCTTTTTTTAAAAAACAAATGCACAACAGTTGCCTACAACGACAAGCATTTTTTTTCAAAAGTTATATTCATGTCTCGTCAGTTGTTTCATATAGAATTACGTCTTTATTGTCTCATTCAACCTATCAACTAGAACAAGTACCACGCACCAAGCTGTATTAAATTCACTACAATAAATTTTTTATTTAACACACATTGTACATGTTCCgactttatatggattttttaaaaaaattaatgATTAAACATTGAAATACGACATGAAGAAAACAGAATAAAAATATATGATAAAGCTTGTGAGGGCATCCCATCCATTTGACATGACACGCTGTGTGCAGTGCTGAAAATACTTGTGCTCGGTAGTCGGTACGCAAATGACTTTGCAATTATGGCCCGAGAGAGATATGCTTTACCAAATAGTAAATAGTTCAGATTATACGCAACTAAACAATAATCATGATGGAAAACCACCCTGTGACTTTGTGAGTGAGCATCATCAACCTAGCAGCACTGCTCCTcaacacagagagagagagaaggaaagAGACCGGAAAGGGCGCCCCCCGACGCCCGAGTCGACCGCAACAAGAATCAGCCACGCCGCGTCTCACCCATCTCCCGTAGCATTTCCGCCATCTCCTGCGGGTTGAGTACGGCCGAGTCCTGCTGCCCTTCGCTCGCTTCTTCTGGTAAATTGCAGTTTGTTACCGCAATTGCAGCTGCTAGTGGTGGCGAGGCATGGGCCATGGGAGAAAGACTAGTTGTTGCTGGTGTTTGGTAGTAGTAGCCGCGTAGGTCTCGTGGGTGTGCGCACCCTGCCTTCCCCGTCCCTATCCGCCCGTCTCATCGTCATCCCCTTCCTGTCTTCAACTTCACCTTCCCTGTGTTTCCTCCCCGCTTCCTTCCGCTCTAGGGGTCAGCCAGGCAGTCCAGATAAGATTTGCTCTGGTTAGGCTACCTCCGCGCCGCGCTGGAACTCCCTCCCGGTGAGGTTGTTGAAACCGACAAGGAACGGGGACGTGGGGCCCGAGGAAGGTCACGCTGCTAGTTTTTTTCCTTCGCGATCGATCCCTTCCGCCTCCGGATTCGCCCTGCTCTTGTTCCTCCGCTGTTTTCTCGATCGGTTGGCTGGTGACtctgcccctgcccctgcccctgccccgGCCCCGATTCGGGGGAATCTGATTCGCCGTTGGGCGGGCGGGAGAGATTGGGTTCTTGGTTCTGGTGCCGGTGCGCGCGGCGTAATTTGGTAGCAGATAGAAGCAGGAAGGGGGAGCATCGGCCCTTGGCTGCGCTGCTGAGAATCGCGGTCGGGGGAGGCTGATCTTGGCGACGGTGGCCCGGCGGGGACCGGTGGCGGCCGCGGCGATGGCCGACGGGCTGGATCGGTGGCGCGGCTTCTTCCGTGGCGCCGGCGCTGGCATCTGCGACGTCATCGAGAACGCCATCCTCGTGGcggcggccgacgcgccgcgggacTTCCTGCACCGCCGCGACCGCATCGCTGAGAGGCTCTTCACCGCGCTCCGCCGCGACGCGGCGCCGCCGTCCTTCGGCAGCGCCGCGGCGTCCACCACCCCGGCCACTCCCGTTGAGGAGGACAAGGGCAGCGTGCGCCGCGTCGCCGAGAAGGAGTGCAAGGTCGACAGCAGCAGCAACGGTacccacggcggcggcggccatggccaTGGCCACGCCGATGAGGACGATGATTCTGACTCTGACGACGAGCGCCTCCGCCGCGCCGCAGCGAGCAACTATGGCCACAActacgatgatgatgacgaagatggcgaccaacaggaggAAGATGAGCAGCAGCATGCCGCGGATGATACTGAAGAAGGGGAGGAAGACCACGACGCTGAGGAGCTCGAGGCGCTCACCAATGAGATCGATGAGGAGTCACAGATCGTCGGCGAGGTCCTCCGCATCAAGGAACTCCTCCTGCACAAGGAAGACCATGTACTGGCAGACTGCCTCGTTTCTTCATTTATTTATAAGGTCCTTAAACTTCGAATTCCTCTGAGCTAAATCATGTTGTTCCTGCAGTCGGATGCCACTTTGTTCGATTCACTGAGGAGGCTGCAGTTGATGCAATTGTCCGTCTCTACGCTAAAGGTACAAAATGGATATTGCGTACATATGAGCTATTTGATGTGTTGATCCCTGTTTGCTCTGGCTGTTTGGTTTCTTAATCTTAGGACTGTTCATTGCAGGCTACTGAGATTGGAAGAGCTGTTAATCGGCTGCGGAAACACAACTCACGAGAGATTCGGCACCTCGTGTGCACTCTCATTGAGTAAGTTCCATCTTCATTTCTGTCAATTTTGGTCCCTAGTGCTACTTCTCTGTTGCTTTCAAAGTGCTTAATAGCAGACCAAAATCACTGATCAAATATCAACCAACCAATTGTAGATTAGCTACATAATCATTGGAAGTGCCTTCTTGCTAGCGTTCTTGGAAATGTTGTTGACATATGAGGTTACCTTGTGTGTTTCAGAGGTTGGAAAGTTTTGGTTGATGAATGGGTCAGTACCACAAATGCTGCCCTGACAGGTAACTGAATTGAATTGATCTAACAGTTTCTAAATGAAGACTGGCATCTTAGCTTAATATGGATATTTGTTCTTTGGTGCTGTAGAGAACTCCCCTGGCTCTTCAAATCCTTCTGTTGTggatgaagaagaggaagggCTTCCATCTCCACCTTTGGACGAAGGGGCCTTCTTTGCCACCCAAACCACTTCTATTCAACTCTCTGAGGTACTGATATAGTTAATTCCTGCCATCTGATTGGGATTTGTGTTTAACAACAATCTGACTCTGTGTCTGTTGTTTTTCCTCCCATCTCCCCAACCTAAAGTTCTTTGACGAAATGGATGAAGATGGAAGTGAG of Zea mays cultivar B73 chromosome 8, Zm-B73-REFERENCE-NAM-5.0, whole genome shotgun sequence contains these proteins:
- the LOC100278816 gene encoding Probable mediator of RNA polymerase II transcription subunit 26b, which translates into the protein MADGLDRWRGFFRGAGAGICDVIENAILVAAADAPRDFLHRRDRIAERLFTALRRDAAPPSFGSAAASTTPATPVEEDKGSVRRVAEKECKVDSSSNGTHGGGGHGHGHADEDDDSDSDDERLRRAAASNYGHNYDDDDEDGDQQEEDEQQHAADDTEEGEEDHDAEELEALTNEIDEESQIVGEVLRIKELLLHKEDHSDATLFDSLRRLQLMQLSVSTLKATEIGRAVNRLRKHNSREIRHLVCTLIEGWKVLVDEWVSTTNAALTENSPGSSNPSVVDEEEEGLPSPPLDEGAFFATQTTSIQLSEFFDEMDEDGNLRHSNDPSLGNKRGNNGGRLASHSTVARQDPPRSYPGVVERVQPRRLELARQEPPMRQANPQTLQSSSLQAKPHGALNKQSNNPSSYESGPGRPVKAAQQRPFGDMKPKQTREHVAIERKPMASQTDKSRPGARPSAGAKLELAKPKVYDDGLDNNRKLEAAKRRLQERYQEAENAKRQRTIQVMELGDIPKPKNQNRQPVVKSRNSLRNWANGRR